One Carassius carassius chromosome 28, fCarCar2.1, whole genome shotgun sequence genomic window carries:
- the wdr53 gene encoding WD repeat-containing protein 53, producing MAHTWAGGHSTAVLCAGVSSESESVVVTGAEGGELTLWTHDGSPVSKLHLSAGDDVTSVAFSPSSPCVLYASHGRMVSALDTRNLKTAVKELTDVGEEEINCVSVNPSGALLAAADDSGAVRVIDLQQETVIRTLRKHHNICSSLTFRPHRPQSLVSAGLDMQVMLWNLPKVRPLWTYSLQHTQGEDAGPQRAGQMFNPPLAHCVDVTSCGDVLACAAEDGFIHLLRVSEDSRLRERGMFKAHCQGASQAHFIGFLSHPYWLATGGNDGLVALWDLSEDALVANERKNKSRKKKAKARAKEASGAQHQKQQMSSEEAEAGSASETHGKPEPKRSFNHGEKVNWVCPAMLKGKPSLLVTDQSPNPSVYSLDEL from the exons aTGGCACACACATGGGCCGGGGGTCACTCCACGGCTGTGCTCTGTGCTGGAGTCTCCTCTGAATCTGAGTCTGTGGTGGTCACCGGAGCAGAGGGAGGAGAGCTGACCCTGTGGACTCACGACGGGTCACCAGTCTCTAAACTGCACCTGAGCGCTGGAGATGATGTCACGAGCGTGGCTTTCTCACCGTCGAGCCCCTGCGTGCTGTACGCCTCTCACGGACGCATGGTTAGTGCACTAGACACCAGGAACCTGAAGACGGCCGTGAAGGAGCTGACAGACGTGGGTGAGGAGGAGATCAACTGTGTGTCTGTGAACCCGAGTGGGGCTCTGCTCGCTGCTGCTGACGACTCTGGAGCCGTGAGGGTCATCGACCTACAGCAGGAGACAGTCATCCGGACGCTGAGGAAACACCACAACATCTGCTCGTCCCTGACCTTCCGACCTCACCGGCCTCAGAGTTTAGTGTCTGCAGGCCTCGACATGCAG GTGATGCTGTGGAACCTGCCAAAGGTGCGTCCGCTCTGGACCTACAGTCTGCAGCACACACAAGGAGAAGACGCTGGTCCTCAGAGAGCAGGCCAGATGTTCAACCCTCCTCTCGCACACTGTGTTGATGTCACGTCCTGCGGTGACGTGCTGGCCTGTGCTGCTGAGGATGGCTTCATCCACCTCCTGCGGGTGTCTGAGGACTCCAGGCTCAGGGAACGAGGGATGTTCAAGGCTCACTGTCAGGGAGCATCACAGGCTCATTTCATCGGCTTCCTTTCCCATCCGTACTGGCTGGCCACCGGAGGAAACGACGGGCTCGTGGCTCTCTGGGACCTCAGTGAAGATGCTCTGGTAGCCAATGAGAGGAAGAACAAAAGCCGCAAGAAGAAAGCTAAAGCCAGAGCGAAGGAAGCCTCTGGAGCTCAACACCAGAAACAACAGATGAGCAGTGAGGAAGCAGAAGCTGGCAGTGCTTCAGAGACGCATGGGAAACCCGAGCCAAAACGGTCTTTTAATCACGGGGAGAAGGTGAACTGGGTTTGTCCAGCTATGTTAAAGGGAAAGCCGAGTCTGCTGGTAACAGACCAAAGTCCCAATCCATCGGTGTATTCGCTGGATGAACTATAA